The Puntigrus tetrazona isolate hp1 chromosome 16, ASM1883169v1, whole genome shotgun sequence genome includes a region encoding these proteins:
- the ptpn23a gene encoding tyrosine-protein phosphatase non-receptor type 23 isoform X1 — translation MEAVPRMPMIWLDLKEAGEFQFSPTVKQFILKNYGEDPDNYNEQLKKLEQLRQSAVNVTRDFEGCSTLRKYFGQLHYLQSRVPLGLGQEAAVPISWTEIFSGKTVTHEDICYEQACILYNLGALHSMLGAMDNRVSEEGMKVSCTHFQCSAGAFTYLRDHFSHNFSVDMSHQILNLNINLMLGQAQECLLEKSMLDNRKSFLVARISAQVVDYYKEACRALENSETASMLGKIQKDWKKLVQMKIYYFAAIAHLHMGKQAEEQQKYGERVAYLQSSLDKLGEAIKMAKGQPDSVQEALRFTMDVIGGKFNSAKKDNDFIYHESVPLLETLTSVKGAPLVKALPVNPTDPSVTGPDIFAKLVPMSAHEASSLYSEEKAKLLRNVMAKIDSRNETLEQFMDSLGLDPESVDNMEMYNTLPSMLMEKCAALSVRPDTVKNLIQSMQVLSGVFTDVEASLREIRDVLDEDEAEEQSLEEAAGKQAVPEQPSALAELRRDLEKYLEAHEKASFTNTELHRAMNLHISNLRLLGGPLDTLREALPRPQLSEDEMAGLQTMKRILGKVQEMREQRSSLEKQLRDLIQQDDITTSLVTTERADMKKLFKEQLKKYEQVKLYLDQNLTAQENILKALTEANVQYATVRKGLAETEHKWNSTVQMLVASYEAYEDLMKKSQEGKEFYEDLETKASRLLEKAKTVCKARKEERQTIMEKELKKKVPQRPTAPKPPPKTGPSVDPANLDDPELAELSAAILALGGDLPEELRSLPPELTIPRSGHPALLSGAAASSILPWPGANSGLLYTQPRFPPNLPPPEVLAQISCFPTPPLSQNFNHSLPRPPLSHQQFPQLPNPQVRPPPSVPGYCPPSSQNQPGPPVTPVRPSTTTVDSVQTPIPSYSPASAQAVMPRPGQHQPMPPVSVYAAPPQMTPHVQYMQQPGAPMNQPPRAMPAPHPQPQPQQLFAQQGGQSQPQPFYPPVPTQQQMPRPLPGPQPPQHTQFPQYIAQVRQPGPPNFHQPQIQGQFGAPATHMQPHQGYPPVSFVPKPQPPQVNTVNPGQMQHPGIPPQMPPSSQPVPSMSMPQLAHINQQIPPSSQPVPSVSMPHLSHINQPIPPASQPQTPPVNQLPHAPHPQIPPSSHHLGPAAHMQIPPSSKQMTPPQQPQMLAPSTHMSPSSHPQMPPVSQPLSHCPQSQIIPTHQPSQQPAYPAVPLRATVPIQPQVPHGPLSSQIQMQPSTPSQHQSHPHPQILPQSCPPALPHNIYKPQPTIPPSSAPLNFPGGVPMVSNQSVAPMQPQSQPPTSQPLAPQQLPPGGPISYAVPQGGNIPPGPMQHPVAAAPQGPQSMMPPSSGAPGAPQPHVLPSPAPSPSPSPGPPSLGMVTQRPSPALTPVGGATLPQSSVQTPTPTGPMTPSDCTLFQRQNSSTDDLLSSSPESQHGGTKDTANVLLPTKADPQEEHHRKKAEGVRLIQGDPYQAPERVSKLSAQLERFRSTVQSLERPTGEGGLSKLDGQWKELQEQQEKDTRQLSIAIARCYTMKNRHQDVMPYDCNRVVLCSGKDDYINASFIDDLSPYCPRLIATQAPLTGTAADFWLMVYEQKVSVIVMLVSEQELEKQKVLRYFPSERGQQLAQGPITLTLTTQKSTPTHIERMIGLQYRDQSLRRTVVHLQFTSWPELGLPESKSNLIHFIQEVHGHYLLQRPLHTPVVVHCSSGVGRTGAFCLLYAALQEIEAGNGIPDMIQLVRKMRQQRKNMLQEKLHLKFCYEAVLKHTEQVLQRHGIITSPCTRTPNNIALKSYSRQESQDIVLGGDMPISSIQATVAKLSIRPPSVDHEQEPGQDQMPSVSEAARTLEQDSTDISLQPSQDPLCYETLPDSISPPLSCTSSPGKTQSPSPPSGQGNGFTGSTPASPTSNHHPSTEAAPHAPSPPPSSSLDLLASLTPEAFTLDSAHRGKQRISKQSFLQPQEGKGLQGPPEGDDPLSSLDPLWTLNKS, via the exons ATGGAAGCCGTGCCGCGAATGCCGATGATCTGGCTGGATCTGAAGGAGGCAGGGGAGTTTCAGTTCAGCCCCACTGTCAAACAG tTCATACTGAAGAACTATGGTGAAGATCCTGACAATTATAATGAGCAGCTGAAGAAACTAGAACAACTGAGACAG AGTGCTGTTAACGTCACACGAGACTTTGAGGGCTGCAGTACCTTAAGGAAGTACTTTGGGCAACTGCATTATCTTCAGAGTCGTGTGCCTTTAGGATTGGGTCAGGAAGCTGCTGTCCCTATCTCCTG gACAGAGATATTTTCTGGGAAGACAGTGACCCATGAGGACATCTGCTATGAGCAGGCATGCATCCTTTATAATTTGG GAGCACTCCATTCAATGTTGGGAGCCATGGACAACAGGGTTTCAGAAGAG GGAATGAAAGTATCATGCACACACTTCCAGTGCTCAGCTGGAGCATTCACCTACCTGAGAGATCACTTCAGCCACAACTTCAGCGTGGACATGAGTCACCAGATCCTCAATCTCAACATCAACCTCATGCTG GGTCAGGCCCAAGAGTGCCTGTTGGAAAAATCTATGTTGGACAACAGGAAGAGCTTTCTTGTTGCTCGGATAAGTGCCCAG GTGGTGGACTATTATAAAGAGGCATGCAGAGCTCTGGAGAATTCAGAAACCGCTTCAATGTTAGGAAAGATACAGAAAGACTGGAAGAAATTAGTGCAAATGAAGATTTACTACTTCGCTGCAATTGCTCAT TTGCATATGGGGAAACAGGCTGAAGAGCAGCAGAAGTATGGAGAGAGG GTTGCTTACCTTCAAAGTTCCCTAGACAAACTCGGCGAGGCAATTAAGATGGCTAAGGGTCAACCAGACAGTGTACAGGAAGCACTTAGATTTACCATGGACGTCATCGGGGGAAA atttaattctGCCAAAAAAGACAACGACTTCATTTATCATGAATCTGTGCCACTTCTGGAGACCCTGACCTCAGTGAAAG GAGCCCCACTGGTGAAAGCCTTGCCTGTAAACCCAACAGACCCCAGTGTCACTGGCCCAGACATTTTTGCAAAGCTGGTGCCCATGTCTGCCCATGAGGCCTCATCTCTTTACAG TGAAGAGAAGGCCAAGCTGCTACGGAATGTCATGGCAAAAATAGACAGTAGGAATGAGACATTAGA ACAGTTCATGGACTCTCTTGGTCTGGACCCAGAGTCAGTAGATAATATGGAGATGTATAATACCCTTCCCTCTATGCTGATGGAAAAATGTGCTGCGTTGAGTGTGAGACCTGATACTGTAAAAAACCTAATTCAGTCAATGCAGG TCCTCTCAGGTGTGTTCACCGATGTAGAAGCCTCTCTGCGTGAGATTCGGGATGTATTAGATGAGGATGAGGCAGAGGAGCAAAGTTTAGAAGAGGCTGCTGGGAAGCAGGCTGTACCAGAACAGCCCTCAGCTCTGGCTGAGCTCCGGAGAGACCTGGAAAAGTATTTGGAAGCACATGAGAAAGCTAGCTTCACCAACACAGAACTTCATCGGGCGATGAATCTTCACATAAGCAATCTGAGACTCCTTGGTGGACCCCTCGACACCCTTAGAGAGGCATTGCCAAGACCTCAACTCAGCGAAG ATGAGATGGCAGGTCTCCAGACTATGAAGAGAATTTTGGGTAAAGTGCAAGAAATGAGGGAACAACGAAGCTCCCTGGAAAAGCAGCTTAGAGACCTTATTCAGCAGGATGATATCACTACTTCTCTGGTTACAACCGAGCGGGCTGACATGAAG AAACTGTTTAAGGAACAGCTTAAGAAGTATGAGCAGGTGAAATTATACCTTGATCAGAACCTGACAGCTCAAGAGAATATCCTGAAGGCACTGACAGAAGCTAATGTACAGTATGCCACTGTGCGCAAGGGCCTGGCAGAAACTGAACATAA atGGAACAGTACTGTACAGATGCTTGTGGCCTCCTATGAGGCCTATGAGGATCTAATGAAAAAATCTCAGGAGGGCAAAGAGTTTTATGAAGATCTAGAAACAAAGGCCTCACGTCTGTTGGAGAAAGCCAAAACTGTCTGCAAGGCCCGAAAGGAAGAGAGACAAACCATAATGGAAAA agagttaaaaaaaaaggtgcccCAAAGACCCACTGCCCCAAAGCCACCCCCAAAGACAGGCCCAAGTGTGGATCCTGCCAATTTAGATGACCCTGAACTGGCAGAGCTAAGCGCTGCTATCCTAGCTCTTGGAGGAGATCTTCCAGAAGAGCTACGCAGCCTGCCTCCTGAACTTACCATCCCACGATCTGGTCATCCTGCTCTGCTTTCTGGAGCCGCTGCTAGCTCTATTCTTCCTTGGCCTGGAGCTAACTCTGGTTTACTGTACACACAACCCAGATTTCCTCCAAATTTACCTCCTCCTGAAGTTCTTGCTCAGATCTCCTGTTTTCCAACTCCTCCCCTTTCTCAGAATTTCAATCATAGTCTTCCCAGGCCACCTCTTTCACATCAACAGTTCCCACAGCTGCCCAACCCACAGGTTCGTCCACCACCATCTGTGCCTGGGTACTGCCCTCCATCTTCACAGAATCAACCCGGTCCACCAGTCACTCCAGTCCGACCTTCCACAACTACAGTGGATAGTGTACAAACACCTATTCCTAGCTACAGTCCTGCGTCTGCCCAGGCAGTTATGCCTCGTCCTGGCCAACACCAACCAATGCCACCAGTGTCAGTGTATGCAGCTCCACCTCAGATGACACCCCATGTCCAGTACATGCAACAACCTGGTGCTCCCATGAACCAACCTCCACGGGCAATGCCAGCCCCTCATCCACAACCTCAACCTCAACAGTTATTTGCTCAACAGGGTGGTCAAAGTCAACCACAGCCATTTTACCCACCTGTACCAACTCAACAACAAATGCCAAGACCTTTGCCTGGGCCACAGCCTCCACAGCATACTCAGTTTCCACAATACATAGCTCAAGTAAGACAACCAGGACCACCAAACTTTCATCAACCTCAAATCCAAGGACAGTTTGGAGCTCCAGCTACCCACATGCAGCCCCATCAGGGTTACCCCCCTGTCTCATTTGTTCCGAAGCCCCAACCTCCACAAGTTAACACTGTCAACCCAGGCCAGATGCAACATCCAGGCATACCTCCACAAATGCCTCCATCCTCTCAGCCAGTGCCCTCTATGTCAATGCCACAATTAGCCCACATTAATCAACAAATTCCCCCTTCCTCCCAGCCAGTGCCCTCTGTGTCAATGCCACATTTATCACATATCAATCAACCGATTCCCCCTGCTTCACAGCCCCAAACACCTCCCGTCAATCAATTACCACATGCTCCTCACCCACAGATACCCCCATCTTCTCATCATTTAGGTCCTGCAGCTCATATGCAGATACCTCCTTCCTCAAAACAGATGACTCCTCCCCAGCAGCCACAAATGCTTGCGCCATCCACTCATATGTCTCCTTCCTCTCACCCACAAATGCCCCCAGTCTCCCAACCACTATCTCACTGCCCGCAGTCACAGATAATCCCAACTCATCAACCCAGCCAACAGCCAGCATACCCAGCAGTCCCTCTGAGGGCTACTGTTCCTATTCAACCTCAGGTACCCCATGGCCCTCTCTCATCACAGATACAAATGCAGCCCAGCACTCCTTCACAGCATCAAAGTCACCCTCATCCTCAAATCCTTCCCCAATCCTGTCCTCCAGCACTCCCTCACAATATCTACAAACCACAGCCAACCATTCCTCCTAGCTCTGCCCCTTTGAATTTTCCAGGAGGTGTTCCTATGGTTTCCAACCAGTCTGTGGCACCTATGCAGCCTCAGTCTCAGCCACCCACTTCACAGCCTTTAGCCCCACAACAGCTACCCCCAGGAGGCCCAATATCTTATGCTGTTCCACAAGGTGGGAACATTCCTCCTGGACCAATGCAGCATCCTGTAGCTGCTGCTCCCCAAGGGCCTCAAAGCATGATGCCTCCATCCTCAGGAGCACCAGGGGCACCACAGCCTCATGTGCTACCTTCTCCTGCCCCATCACCGTCTCCCTCTCCTGGTCCTCCCTCCCTTGGTATGGTCACCCAACGACCATCTCCTGCTCTTACCCCAGTTGGAGGAGCAACATTACCACAGTCCTCAGTTCAGACTCCAACACCCACTGGTCCCATGACTCCATCCGACTGCACTTTGTTTCAGCGACAGAACTCTAGTACTGATGACTTGCTTTCCTCAAGCCCAGAGAGCCAGCATGGAGGCACCAAGGACACCGCCAATGTCTTACTACCCACAAAAGCTGACCCTCAGGAGgaacatcacagaaaaaaagcagaggGTGTGAGACTTATCCAGGGTGACCCTTACCAAGCACCAGAGAGGGTGTCGAAACTCAGTGCACAGCTAGAACGGTTTAGATCAACAGTTCAATCCTTAGAGCGGCCGACAGGGGAAGGAGGTCTGTCAAAACTTGACGGGCAATGGAAAGAACTGCAGGAGCAGCAAGAGAAGGATACTCGCCAGCTCTCCATCGCTATTGCTCGCTGCTATACCATGAAGAACCGCCACCAGGATGTGATGCCTTACGACTGCAATCGTGTTGTCTTGTGCTCCGGTAAAGATGACTACATCAACGCCAGTTTCATTGACGACCTGTCTCCATACTGCCCCCGGCTCATTGCAACACAGGCTCCCCTCACTGGCACTGCAGCTGACTTCTGGCTCATGGTTTACGAACAGAAAGTTTCTGTAATAGTCATGCTAGTGTCTGAGCAAGAACTGGAGAAG caaaagGTGTTACGATACTTTCCATCAGAAAGAGGCCAACAGCTTGCTCAGGGGCCAATCACCCTTACCCTGACCACTCAGAAGAGCACTCCTACCCATATAGAGCGCATGATCGGACTGCAGTATCGGGACCAAAGTTTGAGACGCACTGTTGTACATCTTCAATTTACTTCATGGCCTGAACT aggCCTTCCAGAGAGTAAAAGCAACCTAATCCATTTCATTCAAGAAGTCCATGGACATTACCTGCTTCAGCGCCCACTACACACTCCAGTCGTGGTGCACTGCAG CTCTGGTGTTGGCCGTACTGGTGCCTTCTGTCTGCTTTATGCTGCGCTGCAAGAAATTGAGGCTGGTAATGGAATACCTGACATGATCCAGTTGGTGAGGAAAATGAGGCAGCAAAGGAAGAACATGCTGCAAGAAAAG CTTCATCTCAAATTTTGCTACGAGGCTGTTCTAAAACATACAGAGCAGGTTCTTCAACGCCATGGCATTATTACGTCCCCTTGCACCAGAACCCCAAATAACATTGCATTAAAG TCATACTCAAGACAGGAATCTCAGGACATTGTTCTGGGAGGAGATATGCCTATTAGTTCTATACAGGCCACCGTAGCCAAACTTAGCATTCGACCACCCAGTGTTGACCATGAACAAGAGCCTGGCCAAGACCAGATGCCCTCTGTTTCTGAAGCAGCAAGAACACTGGAACAAGATTCTACAGATATTTCACTTCAGCCTTCTCAGGACCCACTTTGTTATGAAACTCTGCCTGATTCCATCAGTCCCCCTCTCTCTTGCACCTCTTCTCCAGGCAAGACGCAGTCACCCTCGCCTCCAAGCGGCCAAGGGAATGGGTTCACTGGGTCCACTCCTGCATCTCCCACCTCAAATCACCACCCATCCACTGAGGCAGCACCTCATGCTCCTTCTCCACCTCCCTCCTCATCTTTAGATCTGCTTGCCTCTCTCACTCCTGAAGCCTTCACTCTGGACAGTGCCCATCGAGGCAAGCAGCGGATTAGCAAGCAAAGCTTCCTTCAGCCGCAAGAAGGCAAAGGCCTGCAGGGACCACCAGAGGGCGATGATCCGCTCAGTAGTTTGGATCCTCTCTGGACACTCAACAAAAGCTGA
- the ptpn23a gene encoding tyrosine-protein phosphatase non-receptor type 23 isoform X2, with protein MERGYNMPVFLSPISVAYLQSSLDKLGEAIKMAKGQPDSVQEALRFTMDVIGGKFNSAKKDNDFIYHESVPLLETLTSVKGAPLVKALPVNPTDPSVTGPDIFAKLVPMSAHEASSLYSEEKAKLLRNVMAKIDSRNETLEQFMDSLGLDPESVDNMEMYNTLPSMLMEKCAALSVRPDTVKNLIQSMQVLSGVFTDVEASLREIRDVLDEDEAEEQSLEEAAGKQAVPEQPSALAELRRDLEKYLEAHEKASFTNTELHRAMNLHISNLRLLGGPLDTLREALPRPQLSEDEMAGLQTMKRILGKVQEMREQRSSLEKQLRDLIQQDDITTSLVTTERADMKKLFKEQLKKYEQVKLYLDQNLTAQENILKALTEANVQYATVRKGLAETEHKWNSTVQMLVASYEAYEDLMKKSQEGKEFYEDLETKASRLLEKAKTVCKARKEERQTIMEKELKKKVPQRPTAPKPPPKTGPSVDPANLDDPELAELSAAILALGGDLPEELRSLPPELTIPRSGHPALLSGAAASSILPWPGANSGLLYTQPRFPPNLPPPEVLAQISCFPTPPLSQNFNHSLPRPPLSHQQFPQLPNPQVRPPPSVPGYCPPSSQNQPGPPVTPVRPSTTTVDSVQTPIPSYSPASAQAVMPRPGQHQPMPPVSVYAAPPQMTPHVQYMQQPGAPMNQPPRAMPAPHPQPQPQQLFAQQGGQSQPQPFYPPVPTQQQMPRPLPGPQPPQHTQFPQYIAQVRQPGPPNFHQPQIQGQFGAPATHMQPHQGYPPVSFVPKPQPPQVNTVNPGQMQHPGIPPQMPPSSQPVPSMSMPQLAHINQQIPPSSQPVPSVSMPHLSHINQPIPPASQPQTPPVNQLPHAPHPQIPPSSHHLGPAAHMQIPPSSKQMTPPQQPQMLAPSTHMSPSSHPQMPPVSQPLSHCPQSQIIPTHQPSQQPAYPAVPLRATVPIQPQVPHGPLSSQIQMQPSTPSQHQSHPHPQILPQSCPPALPHNIYKPQPTIPPSSAPLNFPGGVPMVSNQSVAPMQPQSQPPTSQPLAPQQLPPGGPISYAVPQGGNIPPGPMQHPVAAAPQGPQSMMPPSSGAPGAPQPHVLPSPAPSPSPSPGPPSLGMVTQRPSPALTPVGGATLPQSSVQTPTPTGPMTPSDCTLFQRQNSSTDDLLSSSPESQHGGTKDTANVLLPTKADPQEEHHRKKAEGVRLIQGDPYQAPERVSKLSAQLERFRSTVQSLERPTGEGGLSKLDGQWKELQEQQEKDTRQLSIAIARCYTMKNRHQDVMPYDCNRVVLCSGKDDYINASFIDDLSPYCPRLIATQAPLTGTAADFWLMVYEQKVSVIVMLVSEQELEKQKVLRYFPSERGQQLAQGPITLTLTTQKSTPTHIERMIGLQYRDQSLRRTVVHLQFTSWPELGLPESKSNLIHFIQEVHGHYLLQRPLHTPVVVHCSSGVGRTGAFCLLYAALQEIEAGNGIPDMIQLVRKMRQQRKNMLQEKLHLKFCYEAVLKHTEQVLQRHGIITSPCTRTPNNIALKSYSRQESQDIVLGGDMPISSIQATVAKLSIRPPSVDHEQEPGQDQMPSVSEAARTLEQDSTDISLQPSQDPLCYETLPDSISPPLSCTSSPGKTQSPSPPSGQGNGFTGSTPASPTSNHHPSTEAAPHAPSPPPSSSLDLLASLTPEAFTLDSAHRGKQRISKQSFLQPQEGKGLQGPPEGDDPLSSLDPLWTLNKS; from the exons ATGGAGAGAGGGTACAACATGCCTGTTTTTCTGTCTCCGATTTCA GTTGCTTACCTTCAAAGTTCCCTAGACAAACTCGGCGAGGCAATTAAGATGGCTAAGGGTCAACCAGACAGTGTACAGGAAGCACTTAGATTTACCATGGACGTCATCGGGGGAAA atttaattctGCCAAAAAAGACAACGACTTCATTTATCATGAATCTGTGCCACTTCTGGAGACCCTGACCTCAGTGAAAG GAGCCCCACTGGTGAAAGCCTTGCCTGTAAACCCAACAGACCCCAGTGTCACTGGCCCAGACATTTTTGCAAAGCTGGTGCCCATGTCTGCCCATGAGGCCTCATCTCTTTACAG TGAAGAGAAGGCCAAGCTGCTACGGAATGTCATGGCAAAAATAGACAGTAGGAATGAGACATTAGA ACAGTTCATGGACTCTCTTGGTCTGGACCCAGAGTCAGTAGATAATATGGAGATGTATAATACCCTTCCCTCTATGCTGATGGAAAAATGTGCTGCGTTGAGTGTGAGACCTGATACTGTAAAAAACCTAATTCAGTCAATGCAGG TCCTCTCAGGTGTGTTCACCGATGTAGAAGCCTCTCTGCGTGAGATTCGGGATGTATTAGATGAGGATGAGGCAGAGGAGCAAAGTTTAGAAGAGGCTGCTGGGAAGCAGGCTGTACCAGAACAGCCCTCAGCTCTGGCTGAGCTCCGGAGAGACCTGGAAAAGTATTTGGAAGCACATGAGAAAGCTAGCTTCACCAACACAGAACTTCATCGGGCGATGAATCTTCACATAAGCAATCTGAGACTCCTTGGTGGACCCCTCGACACCCTTAGAGAGGCATTGCCAAGACCTCAACTCAGCGAAG ATGAGATGGCAGGTCTCCAGACTATGAAGAGAATTTTGGGTAAAGTGCAAGAAATGAGGGAACAACGAAGCTCCCTGGAAAAGCAGCTTAGAGACCTTATTCAGCAGGATGATATCACTACTTCTCTGGTTACAACCGAGCGGGCTGACATGAAG AAACTGTTTAAGGAACAGCTTAAGAAGTATGAGCAGGTGAAATTATACCTTGATCAGAACCTGACAGCTCAAGAGAATATCCTGAAGGCACTGACAGAAGCTAATGTACAGTATGCCACTGTGCGCAAGGGCCTGGCAGAAACTGAACATAA atGGAACAGTACTGTACAGATGCTTGTGGCCTCCTATGAGGCCTATGAGGATCTAATGAAAAAATCTCAGGAGGGCAAAGAGTTTTATGAAGATCTAGAAACAAAGGCCTCACGTCTGTTGGAGAAAGCCAAAACTGTCTGCAAGGCCCGAAAGGAAGAGAGACAAACCATAATGGAAAA agagttaaaaaaaaaggtgcccCAAAGACCCACTGCCCCAAAGCCACCCCCAAAGACAGGCCCAAGTGTGGATCCTGCCAATTTAGATGACCCTGAACTGGCAGAGCTAAGCGCTGCTATCCTAGCTCTTGGAGGAGATCTTCCAGAAGAGCTACGCAGCCTGCCTCCTGAACTTACCATCCCACGATCTGGTCATCCTGCTCTGCTTTCTGGAGCCGCTGCTAGCTCTATTCTTCCTTGGCCTGGAGCTAACTCTGGTTTACTGTACACACAACCCAGATTTCCTCCAAATTTACCTCCTCCTGAAGTTCTTGCTCAGATCTCCTGTTTTCCAACTCCTCCCCTTTCTCAGAATTTCAATCATAGTCTTCCCAGGCCACCTCTTTCACATCAACAGTTCCCACAGCTGCCCAACCCACAGGTTCGTCCACCACCATCTGTGCCTGGGTACTGCCCTCCATCTTCACAGAATCAACCCGGTCCACCAGTCACTCCAGTCCGACCTTCCACAACTACAGTGGATAGTGTACAAACACCTATTCCTAGCTACAGTCCTGCGTCTGCCCAGGCAGTTATGCCTCGTCCTGGCCAACACCAACCAATGCCACCAGTGTCAGTGTATGCAGCTCCACCTCAGATGACACCCCATGTCCAGTACATGCAACAACCTGGTGCTCCCATGAACCAACCTCCACGGGCAATGCCAGCCCCTCATCCACAACCTCAACCTCAACAGTTATTTGCTCAACAGGGTGGTCAAAGTCAACCACAGCCATTTTACCCACCTGTACCAACTCAACAACAAATGCCAAGACCTTTGCCTGGGCCACAGCCTCCACAGCATACTCAGTTTCCACAATACATAGCTCAAGTAAGACAACCAGGACCACCAAACTTTCATCAACCTCAAATCCAAGGACAGTTTGGAGCTCCAGCTACCCACATGCAGCCCCATCAGGGTTACCCCCCTGTCTCATTTGTTCCGAAGCCCCAACCTCCACAAGTTAACACTGTCAACCCAGGCCAGATGCAACATCCAGGCATACCTCCACAAATGCCTCCATCCTCTCAGCCAGTGCCCTCTATGTCAATGCCACAATTAGCCCACATTAATCAACAAATTCCCCCTTCCTCCCAGCCAGTGCCCTCTGTGTCAATGCCACATTTATCACATATCAATCAACCGATTCCCCCTGCTTCACAGCCCCAAACACCTCCCGTCAATCAATTACCACATGCTCCTCACCCACAGATACCCCCATCTTCTCATCATTTAGGTCCTGCAGCTCATATGCAGATACCTCCTTCCTCAAAACAGATGACTCCTCCCCAGCAGCCACAAATGCTTGCGCCATCCACTCATATGTCTCCTTCCTCTCACCCACAAATGCCCCCAGTCTCCCAACCACTATCTCACTGCCCGCAGTCACAGATAATCCCAACTCATCAACCCAGCCAACAGCCAGCATACCCAGCAGTCCCTCTGAGGGCTACTGTTCCTATTCAACCTCAGGTACCCCATGGCCCTCTCTCATCACAGATACAAATGCAGCCCAGCACTCCTTCACAGCATCAAAGTCACCCTCATCCTCAAATCCTTCCCCAATCCTGTCCTCCAGCACTCCCTCACAATATCTACAAACCACAGCCAACCATTCCTCCTAGCTCTGCCCCTTTGAATTTTCCAGGAGGTGTTCCTATGGTTTCCAACCAGTCTGTGGCACCTATGCAGCCTCAGTCTCAGCCACCCACTTCACAGCCTTTAGCCCCACAACAGCTACCCCCAGGAGGCCCAATATCTTATGCTGTTCCACAAGGTGGGAACATTCCTCCTGGACCAATGCAGCATCCTGTAGCTGCTGCTCCCCAAGGGCCTCAAAGCATGATGCCTCCATCCTCAGGAGCACCAGGGGCACCACAGCCTCATGTGCTACCTTCTCCTGCCCCATCACCGTCTCCCTCTCCTGGTCCTCCCTCCCTTGGTATGGTCACCCAACGACCATCTCCTGCTCTTACCCCAGTTGGAGGAGCAACATTACCACAGTCCTCAGTTCAGACTCCAACACCCACTGGTCCCATGACTCCATCCGACTGCACTTTGTTTCAGCGACAGAACTCTAGTACTGATGACTTGCTTTCCTCAAGCCCAGAGAGCCAGCATGGAGGCACCAAGGACACCGCCAATGTCTTACTACCCACAAAAGCTGACCCTCAGGAGgaacatcacagaaaaaaagcagaggGTGTGAGACTTATCCAGGGTGACCCTTACCAAGCACCAGAGAGGGTGTCGAAACTCAGTGCACAGCTAGAACGGTTTAGATCAACAGTTCAATCCTTAGAGCGGCCGACAGGGGAAGGAGGTCTGTCAAAACTTGACGGGCAATGGAAAGAACTGCAGGAGCAGCAAGAGAAGGATACTCGCCAGCTCTCCATCGCTATTGCTCGCTGCTATACCATGAAGAACCGCCACCAGGATGTGATGCCTTACGACTGCAATCGTGTTGTCTTGTGCTCCGGTAAAGATGACTACATCAACGCCAGTTTCATTGACGACCTGTCTCCATACTGCCCCCGGCTCATTGCAACACAGGCTCCCCTCACTGGCACTGCAGCTGACTTCTGGCTCATGGTTTACGAACAGAAAGTTTCTGTAATAGTCATGCTAGTGTCTGAGCAAGAACTGGAGAAG caaaagGTGTTACGATACTTTCCATCAGAAAGAGGCCAACAGCTTGCTCAGGGGCCAATCACCCTTACCCTGACCACTCAGAAGAGCACTCCTACCCATATAGAGCGCATGATCGGACTGCAGTATCGGGACCAAAGTTTGAGACGCACTGTTGTACATCTTCAATTTACTTCATGGCCTGAACT aggCCTTCCAGAGAGTAAAAGCAACCTAATCCATTTCATTCAAGAAGTCCATGGACATTACCTGCTTCAGCGCCCACTACACACTCCAGTCGTGGTGCACTGCAG CTCTGGTGTTGGCCGTACTGGTGCCTTCTGTCTGCTTTATGCTGCGCTGCAAGAAATTGAGGCTGGTAATGGAATACCTGACATGATCCAGTTGGTGAGGAAAATGAGGCAGCAAAGGAAGAACATGCTGCAAGAAAAG CTTCATCTCAAATTTTGCTACGAGGCTGTTCTAAAACATACAGAGCAGGTTCTTCAACGCCATGGCATTATTACGTCCCCTTGCACCAGAACCCCAAATAACATTGCATTAAAG TCATACTCAAGACAGGAATCTCAGGACATTGTTCTGGGAGGAGATATGCCTATTAGTTCTATACAGGCCACCGTAGCCAAACTTAGCATTCGACCACCCAGTGTTGACCATGAACAAGAGCCTGGCCAAGACCAGATGCCCTCTGTTTCTGAAGCAGCAAGAACACTGGAACAAGATTCTACAGATATTTCACTTCAGCCTTCTCAGGACCCACTTTGTTATGAAACTCTGCCTGATTCCATCAGTCCCCCTCTCTCTTGCACCTCTTCTCCAGGCAAGACGCAGTCACCCTCGCCTCCAAGCGGCCAAGGGAATGGGTTCACTGGGTCCACTCCTGCATCTCCCACCTCAAATCACCACCCATCCACTGAGGCAGCACCTCATGCTCCTTCTCCACCTCCCTCCTCATCTTTAGATCTGCTTGCCTCTCTCACTCCTGAAGCCTTCACTCTGGACAGTGCCCATCGAGGCAAGCAGCGGATTAGCAAGCAAAGCTTCCTTCAGCCGCAAGAAGGCAAAGGCCTGCAGGGACCACCAGAGGGCGATGATCCGCTCAGTAGTTTGGATCCTCTCTGGACACTCAACAAAAGCTGA